ATTATTTTCCATAAGCTCCAGTTTTTAGCATTTTTTGACAGACAAATATTctagaatttatgaaaaaaaataagctctgaaaaaataagttAGTTGGAGAAGCTTATGAAAATAAGCTAGAGAGCTTATGAAAGTCAAATTAGATTATTAACccctaaatcattatttataatttatttttttGTTCTTTTATGTCATTTTACACATATAAGCTCCAGCTATTTCAACAAACACTCATAAAACATAAAATTAGTTTCATCCATACACAATAAAAAATAAACTTCAGCTTCATGTTTTAAAAGTAAGCTCTAGCCGGTAACACCAAAAGCAAAATATTGAATTGAGTTTAGTACCTTGACTAAtgaataataaattgtgttatagAATCCTAGATATCAGACGCTCATAGTGACCAGAAGCAAGTAGTCAAGTGAGTGCAGAGCTGGAAGCATTTGACACTATCAACACGACACAATACTAAACAACAACAAAGCGTCGGTCACAAGTACGGACACACTGAAACCCACTTCCACTTTCTCTCTTTCATCAAATTCCCAATTCCCAATTCCCAAATTCATACGGAGTACATAATTACATATACATACTTTGTTGAATCACAGATCCGAATCAAAAAAGGTACAATTTTTATTTACCATTTTTCGTTTTCTTGATTACCCTTTTTAAAAACCATCTAATCTGATTAAAAATTGTTGTAATTTCTTCTTAATCAATCAAGATTAGCTTCAATTTGTTGCATTCCCACTTAAATTAGATAAAGTTTACATATTTATTGATTCTGGTAGATATATAACTGAATTGGTATCTGGGTTATTTTGGGGGATTATTATAGATGGTGTTTTTTTGTTGATGATATTGTTATGAATGTGAAATCTAAAGTGTGTGTTTTTTTTTAACAAATTTAGTTTTATTGATTAAGTACTTGGTTTTAGGGTTTAGGTGGTAAATTATCACAATGTTGACTGAAAACTTGGGAGTTGACTGAAAATTGATGATGTGTTTTTAGTGTATTTTGGTAGGTTATTCCTGTTGCATGTGACCAAATTTGGGGAAAATGTGGGTATGGAAATTAATCGAAATAGTTTTTCCACACAAACTTAAGTTGCGTTACTTCATCGATTTGTTTTACCAAAAAATTAATACAAAATGGTTATAGTGGAACCATGATGAAAATGTATCAAGTTTTCTTGATCAATTGTTgtgtttttttttgtaaaaattatacctTTACCATTTTGATTTACAAGAGCATGCTGTAAGGTCTGAAATACCCAATATAACAAGGATATTCATGTATGATGTCATCTTTAGTGAGCTTTGCAAATGTGGTGAAAATTAGTGTCATTCTAAGTTCTTGTTGTAATCATATAATTTGTCTGCCTTACGTTTGCAGTGTGTCCGTTAGCCGTTGCTCGAATCTACTTGCATCTGCAGTGTTGATTTTCAGTATTACTTTCATTCGTTCATTTTGCACATACTGAAAATCTGTGATATATCGCTTCTTATGCTTAATTAGCCAGATTCTCAGAACCATGTGAGGGAAAATCTCAATCAATGTTTATATTTACATCTTTTTATTATTCTTCTAATCCTTTTTTACATTGTTATGATTGTTAAACTCACATTATTTTTTATCTTTCCCGATAGATCTTGCTGATCATCACAGCAAGAATGGTATGTTAATGGGGTGGTTTTGTAGCACCTCAGATGAGTTGTAGGATGCTCGATCGAAACAGCAATGGCCATTTTTCTTACTGTTTTTCAAGGACCATTGCTATTGTGCTTTCTACTTCTATTTTTTCACGCGAACAAACTCCAAGGTCTTACTAGTGATGGTATGTCGATTCGTTCTTTTTTGTTTGTTACTCCTAAGTCACAATTTAATGGTCCACAAAGAAAAACACAGTTTAAGAAATATCATTATCACACTGTAATTTTATTTACTTTACAGTTTCACCCTAACCTTTTACATTTTTGTTTCACATCTATAAAGTAACGGTATAAAAGAAgtttacatcattattattatctgtatatGGAAgtgggcttttttttttttttttttggcacaaCCCAAAAAGGAAACCTGGACTATTAAGTTGGGATGAAGGGAGTAGTTGATATATGCGTTCAAAATAATATTATATGTGTTTCTTTTTAGGCGAAGCTCTTGTAAACTTCCGAACGAACATTATCAGTTCGGATGGCCTGCTTCGTCAGTGGAGGCCAGAGGATCCCGATCCATGTGAATGGAAAGGGGTAACTTGTGATTCGAAGACGAAAAGAGTTGTATATTTGTAAGATGATATATAACAACATTTCATgaaatatttgaatattaatatgtaTGCTAGGATTTTAACTCTTATGTTTCTATTGGTATATTTTTTAGGAATCTTTCAAATCACAAAATTAGTGGACCTTTGTCATCAGATATCGGGAAGCTAGATCACTTAAGATTTTTGTACGTCGTCTTTTAATGTTTGTTCATGCTTTCTACAATTTATTACGAAACCTTTTTGATAAAATGTATCATGTGATGTAGAGATCTTCATTACAACAACTTTTATGGGGCGATTCCATCAGAGTTAGGAAACTGTACAGAACTGCAAGGATTGtaagtataatataataattttacctTTATGATATCCAAATATGAAAAAAGCTTGTTTAAAGTTATGTACCTTTTGTTTTTGATGTCCGCTTAGAATGTATAACAGTTTagatctattttatatattttatgatATGATGATATGATGATTTGTTGACAGATTTTTGCAGAATAATTACTTAAGTGGAGTTATTCCTACTGAATTAGGAAATCTTTCGAAGCTTCAAACATTGTAAGTTTATTTTTTAAAATATCTGTTGTAAGTAGGAGGATCACCAATTTCATCATGATTGCATTTACGATTTGAGCTATTAAGTAACTTTTGAATGAATTTTGTTTAGTAAACTTGTCACTTGCTGGATGCAACAATAAAAAATATTACGTACACAACATTAAAACATAATATGTACCTAGAAATAATTGAGATTTTATGGCATATGTTGCAGGGATATCTCTAGCAACTCCCTCAGTGGAAGTATTCCCACATCACTTGGAAACTTGAAAAACCTTTCGATATTGTAAGATTATAAACTTCAGTTTCATGTAAATACATTTAGATTTTGTCGTTGAATCTTTTATTGACGTACTCTTTGTAATTGTGTAGCAACGTTTCCAACAATTTTCTTTCCGGGCCAATCCCATCTGACGGTGCTCTTGATCAGTTTGGAACCAACTCGTGAGTTATATAAATACAATTCTATATGGAaatttggataatttttttcaatattcagTGACTGCCTTATATGAGTACTCCCTAATTATTGAATTAGATTGTAATTTTTGTTTGACTACTTGCAGTTTTCTTGGAAACCGCGAATTGTGTGGGAGTCATATTGATCAGTCATGCAAAAATGATGGTGGAGGTTCAGCAGGCTCTCAGCCTAAAGGTCTGCTATAGCTTTTTGCATGATCTTTTATTTTAATTGATTTCTTATGATTATTAATCAATTTAACCTAATGATtgatgattatatatattattttcatATATGTTTTTAACAGGAAGCCAAAGTGTGAAGAAGAACTCTGGACGGTTACTTATTAGTGCATCTGCTACAGTAGGTGCATTGCTGTTGATTGCACTTATGTGTTTTTGGGGTTGTTTTCTTTACAAAAAACTCGGTAAAAATGATGTCACAAGTCTTGCAGTGGATGTTGGTGGAGGCGAGTATTTTTtacatcctttttttttttttttttttttttatgattcttATTGGTTCAATAACTTATTTTACAATGATTCTTATTGGTGCAGGTGCATCTATTGTGATGTTTCATGGAGACTTACCGTACTCTTCAAAAGATATAATCAAAAAGTTAGAAACTTTGAACGAGGAGCATGTGATAGGTGCTGGAGGCTTTGGAACAGTATACAAACTAGTAATGGATGATGGAAATGTATTTGCTTTGAAAAGAATAATCAAGTTAAATGAGGGATTTGATCGTTTTTTTGAGCGGGAACTCGAAATTCTTGGAAGTATTAAGCATAGATATTTAGTTAATTTACGAGGATATTGTAACTCTCCAACATCAAAATTGTTAATATATGATTACTTATCGGGTGGGAGTTTAGACGAAGCTCTTCACGGTAATATTAACCGTTTTAGAAACATTGTGCATTTTGTTGGTTATTTTTTTGATAATAATTTTGCTCCCGTTTGCAGAAAAAGCGGAGCTACTTGATTGGGATGCTCGGATTAACATAATAATGGGTGCTGCAAAAGGATTAGCTTATTTGCATCATGATTGTTCTCCTCGAATAATACACCGAGATATAAAATCGAGTAACATTTTGCTTGATGGAAATTTTGAGGCACGGGTTTCGGATTTTGGACTTGCAAAATTATTAGCGGATGAGGAATCTCATATTACAACCATTGTTGCTGGGACGTTTGGGTATCTGGCTCCAGGTAGGATCATTATATTTGGTTGCATTCTCGTATGCTACATGTCCTATTTGTTATAATGACTTGGGTGATAGATAAAGTTGCAATCTTGACCCATATACATATGAATGGGTCAATTAGGTGACAAGTATTATGACCATCTGTAACGTGTCAAATACTCAATTGGCTAAACTTCATATAGGAATTGTTTAAAAGGAAATAGGTCATAAGTTGCCCAAACTGTCTTTTAATGCATAAGATATCCTAAATCATTTTTATTTGTATCGTATTTGAAATGCTATATATGAACAAAAAGATTTAAACATTTGGACATAAGGTGTTGTACAATCATCTCATATTGTGTATGTAATTTTTATTGCAGAGTATATGCAGAGTGGTAGAGCAACAGAGAAGACAGATGTATATAGTTTTGGAGTACTTGTTCTTGAAGTTATAAGTGGGAAGAGGCCTACCGATGCATCCTTCATTGAGAAGGGCCTTAATATTGTTGGCTGGGTATGCCTTTATTTCTTGAAATTAAATTTTACTAATTATGGAGTAATATTCAATATTGTTTAAATAGTAGTCACTTAACTTTAATGTCTACTTCTTGATTGACTTGAATTATTGATATTCGATCTATTGGTCTTATGCTTATTGATgtatttcaattattatttttgttttcagTTGAATTATTTGATAACGGAAGATAGGCAACGTGAGATTATTGATGGAAACTGTGAAGGAGTTGAGTCAGAAAACCTCGATGCATTGCTTTCAATCGCAATTAAATGTGTATCTTCAACCCCCGAAGATCGTCCCACCATGCATCGGGTCGTACAAATTCTTGAATCAGATGTTATGACTCCATGCCCTAGTGACTTTTATGACTCTGCTTCTGATTAAAACAGGTTTGTGTAGAACAGGGTAAAGAGCTTCAAAACGGTCTGCCAATTTTAATTTCGGCTTGATTATTAGTTCTTTGAGCAGATCAACATCAAGAAAATTTTGTACGTGCCCTTGAAAATATGGAAGCATCATTATCACCTATAAAGTGTGTTTCTTTTACAGTTGTATTTATGCTCTTGATTTTCTTGCCCTATGTGATTATattttttttggggggggggggggggggggggggggaaggaATAAACATCTTTCTTGTTGCACCTTTCACCATAATACCACCAAATGTATATTGATGCTAGTTTTAACCTATAAATGATGatattatatcatattaagaaGTTTTATGTTGCATTTGATACCTGTTTCTGCAAATATTCCTTGTCATGTAGGTATCATGTTATATTCTGGTACTTGTAGATTGTAATTAGTCTTCTTTGTCCTGTTTTTGGTTTCTGAAGGTTTGATAAGTTTGTGACCAAATGAGAAGCATGTGAATATTGAATAATGAGGATGAGTTGAGCATTCTTGGTGCAAAGTAATACTCCATTACTGTGAATCAATGATAGCTCCTTTGAAAGATTGGGTATAAATATACTACTGAAATACATAACGGCATAATTTTGGACCACTGATTAAATACATAAAGTATTAGTGATAATATTCAAATTGCACTAGCAACTATCCCAGCGTAGGTAGCCGGGTGGTTGAGGCCCTAATTTCCTCCTAAGAGTCAATTTCAACAAGTAACACTCGAAATGGACGTGAACATTAATGGAAATTATATGACCCCGATTCCATAGGTTTGAAAGTAACAAATCAATTACCGTGCGATCATAATAAAAGATGACACGGTGATAATCCTTACACTATCACTTTTAAACTATACACCAATAAATTAAATATGCTTTAAAACATTGTAAAACACATTTAATAGGTGGAAACATGGGTTAGCTCAACAGGTTGCGCGAAGGGATCATTTCCTTTTCAGTATCTCGGTTTTTCTTTGGGCTCGAACATGAATTTAATTGGGAGTTGGAAACTGATCATCGATAAGTTCAAGAAAAAATTGTAGGGATAGAAAGCTTCTATGATTTCTATAGGTGGACGGCGACGCCTCACTCTCGTGAAGTCGGTTTTGGGAAGTCTTGGGATTCTACGGTTTCTCCAAATCTGCAAAAGTAAGGCTGCCAGCATTGTGATTCTACCGTTTCTCCACCGTGGCATACGTATACCACCGTGTAATATAAATGTTGAATTACATGTAATAACTTCGAACATGTAATTCATCTTACATGTAATATAAATGTTGTCTTTATGAAATTTCCTTGAATAAAGACAACACAAAAGCACTAAGGCTGCCAGCATTGTGATTCTACCGTTTCTCCAAATCTGCAAAAGTAAAAAATTCATCTTACATGTAATATAAATGTTGGACAACACGTGCACACATACACAAAAGATTTACAAATCAATATAAAGGTAGGAACAATAAATAAAACCTTGACATGGGTAAAGATTACCAAATTAAGTCAGATGCATCAATAGCCACTCTTAGTGATAGCGTAAAACATTTCTTCCCATTTTTGTCAAGAGATAACCActatcaatcatttaatatatatgtaattagtaCTTGTTTCAACGTTATTCTGTTAGGCGGGCTTATAACAACTAAATAATGAGAGAGAGAATTACAATTTTGAAAATAATCCAAATAGGGTTTTACTAACGTATGCAACGATGGTATACGTTAAGGCTCAATTAATAAACTCGAAATTTCCTTATATATCAGGATTTGCATTTAATACTCATTAATCTAATCCAATGGTTACCATTTTTATGCGTGTATTGAAtgtaaataatgatatttaatgaAATTTCAAAATTATTAATTGCCTTTAACGTATACCACCGTGGCATACGTTAGCAAAacccaaataataataatgaatcagTTGTACCGAATTAAAATACCTCTTGACCATCATTGATGAGGAACCCTTTAGAAAGTTCAAAATTACGCATTAATTACCGTGTTGCCTTTGTTCATGATGACCCCTTTGGATAGAAGCACGTTGAGTTACTGTACGGATCTGTAAGACACGGGAGGTTTTGAAGACTTAACTATCTCTTTAAACTTGTCATCTACCACTAATTCTTCATTATCTTCCACCTTCACCTATAAATGTACAGAACATACAGATATACGAAAGGGGCATCAATTTATTAATTGACAATTTAAATAAGCTAGTAAATATGTATCTATTTGTGAAGCTTACATTGTTGGGTTGGAACTCAATGCCTTCTATTTGTAAATTATATTCATGACGCTCAAACACAATTGTCAATTTTACACTACTTTTGTGGCTGGTAGTAAACTGATACAGTTTGGCCATCAACCATTCATCTTCTCTCTTATCTGCAGTGTGCACAATTGATATATTTTTCTGGCCTTCCTCTAATTCGTATGCGAGGGATATGTATCCTTGTTTTCCTTTGAGCATGTGGGGGCATTTGAATATAAGGCTCACGGTGTATGTAATATCTGGTGACAGAAATTGATTTATTACACGTGTCTTGAAGGACTTGCCTTGTGTACTATAAGTACCTTCTGCAAATCTGCATGAAGAAGCAGGCAATAGGGTATTAGTCTCATGACCATTTTTTGGGGGAAACATGCAGGGGAGGCTAAAAGGATAACGAAAAGTTACCTTGAATTATACTCAAGGGTATATCGATCACTATGGTCTTCCCTGATGTATCTTAAACATGTTTTGATGGATATCAATTCACAGTGCTCTCCGTTGTCATTCATTGAAAACCACTGCATATATGCACGGATGACCATTAGATAAATGAGTTAtgcaaagaagaagaaaaaagagaAGATTTATGTTACGCATTCATGTATCTAAATATTACTACATCTGTCCTATATTAATAGATTTCAGACAAAAAAACACACAATTCAAAAACTCTCATCATCATTAACTTTACAGTTTTACaccttattattaattttttttgccCTAAATACAAAAGTTAACGGAAGGAACTTAACCATATTAATCTTATCTATTTATGGaaatggactattaatttgggacagtcCAAAATTGAATAGTGGACTATCAATATGGAACGGAGGGAGTACCTTTTTGCCACCGTTAACGAGTAACCCTTTTGAGAGTAGTATTCTCAATTCCTCTATGGATGTGTAGATCAGAGGAGATACCGCAGCGTTAAGTATCTCTTCATATTCCTTCACCTCCTGACGCTCTTGACATTTTAGTGCAGTCTCAAGCTCTTGTACAACAACGGACATCAATGGCCTTTCTTCACGAGATTTTCTCATACATCGGAACGCAATATCTGAAAGTATTCTTAAAGAAGTTGGGTCCATGTTTTTCTTGAGACGTTGAAAAATGATGTCATCTAACTTATTCTCTTGGTAACTTCTTTTCCACATAGGTACTAAAATGTGAATGTGACCATCGTCGGGGTTTATGTCAAAACACAATCTTCCGCAAATGACTTCAAATAAAATGACACCGAAAGAATAAACGTCCGACTCTTTTGTTAGTGAGTATGTCTCCATAAACAAAGGATCACAGTAACCATAAGTTACTAAGGTGTTGGTGACAAGAATTGAGTTCTGTTGATTGGCCGGGCCAATTTTTGACAACCCGAAGTCAGCAACTTTAGCATTCCATTTGTCATCTAGTAGGATGTTTGCGCTCTTCATATCACAGTGAATAACTCTTTGGCTAGTCTCTCTTGGATCATGAAGGTAGTTTAGTCCGTTTGCAGCGTCAAGGCATATCTTAAGACGTTGCTTCCATGTGAGATGagaagaatttaaatgacgatcgAGGCTTCCACGAGACGCATGTTCGTACACTAGGATCCTCTCTCTATTGTGGATGCAAAATCCTAGGAGAGAAATGAGATTTTCATGCCTGTAACGGGTAAGAAACGTGATCTCTTTCACGAATTCTGCTTCTCCTTGGCCGTATTTACGATCTAGTCGTTTAATAGCAACCAGGGTTCGCTCCTTGTATCGAGCAAGTGCTCCTTTATATACCTTCCCGAACCCACCACCTCCAATAAGGTTGTGATCGTCAAAGTTGTTAGTGGCTAATGTTATCTCTTCCAACTCAACTTTTAGTTCTTTAAAGGACTGCTCCATGAATGCTTCCATTTTGGAGTATATTTGTTGTTCAAGCGCACAAGATTTGAGTAATGGAAATATATGCTAATGTGCCTTGCTAAGCACGAAACAGTCAGTCTTTGTATCATGTGTATTTAGTTACGAAGAATAACAATATATCTGCATAATAGATAATAAAATAATTCAAATGCGGAGTAAAATAAGTAAAGAAAAAATCATACTCCGTCTGATTTTTCCAGTTTTTGTACCGTGAGtattttattactattactatgaaaaaacattaaaaaaagaaAAATCAAAGACGCGTTTATATAGGTCACATTTTGACTCCAACCGGCCGGCGGAATGAGTATGAGACGAAGTTCACACGTCAAATTCAAGTATGGATTATTTTAAAAGTTTGAGAAATACTTAAAGTAATCTTATTAAATTTACGAACGTATGTTAACCTTGTGGAATCATCACTTTATATTTCTTAACAcgcatttactttttatttatttattattttttttacatatattgcATTCTTTATAGATAAAAATTTTATTCAAAATTTTATTTTAATATGCTCTTTAACTATATTTTATTCGTATAAATTTCGTTTATTTCTTATATTGTTTTAGAGTTGAGCAATATCTTCTTATTGAAAATTCTTTAACCTAAACCTACAAATTTTATGGGTCTTCAGCTGTATCATTAGAGTAGAATCAATGGCAGTGTTGTAAGAAAtcagattactcgccgattaatcaccgattaatcatttttaaaagCAATTCGTTCCGATttttcaaaatccgtttaattaatcggtcaacttCAGTTGATGGgtaaaaatcgaatttggtaaacaaagtcggtcaaagtcaaaattgacCTACATTCTAACATAaatttaaactagaactttataATTTTTGAATAAAAAGATCAATTTTTGACAATTACGTTAAATTTTATGTTTACGTTTAtagttttcttctatatttacacatataatttttgaaatttaatatttaaatgtataaagtacaatccgattaatccccgattaataccCGAATTGTCGATTAAAACTTTCAaagtggtccagcggttggtgaccTGCCtcttttaggggaggtcaggagttcgacccccgttggctacatattaaaagcaCAATTTCATCCCTACCATGAAATATCCACCCATAACACCTTTCCCATATTgtttgggggtaaaggggagggggttttacttgaccgtgcccttagatcggtttcaaggtttcctccaggGAAGCGATGGGGGcgaggttattatcgctgcatcggcatagtcgaaacgggagatgatcgtaacgggtggtttagtccccctcgggtaatACCAATCGCtgtcaaaacaaaaaaaaaaaaaaacaaaaaaaaaaaacaaaatccccgaatagcgaattttgcaaccttgaatCTTTGATCAATgatttgaatttaaagttaatattTCATGTTAGAATTCTACCATGTAGTCTAAGAAGATATTACGTAATAAACTTTTCctattatatataacataacatAGAAGATAGATAGAATATAACATAATATAGATAGATTGTATATCTTGTAATATAGATAGATAGAAATAGAATATATCTtgtaaattcttttttttttttttttttttttttttttttttttttggcaaaataacgattactattaaaataaaaGGATCTTCATCAAAAGATGAAAGAACCCCAAACCGATACAAGCAAAAGAACAGCATCGAACAAGGGTGGGAATCGAGAAAAGAAAATCAAACTATACCGGCCTAAGAAAACGCTAACTTGAACTGAGCCCAACAAAACCTACTACCGAAATACCAAAGCAACAAGCTACACCACATGATCTAACATCATAGAAATACTACAAAAGCATCTGCTAAAAACAACAAAGCCACACAATCGGACCAAACCAACAAAAGCTAACAcgaatataaaag
This genomic window from Rutidosis leptorrhynchoides isolate AG116_Rl617_1_P2 chromosome 2, CSIRO_AGI_Rlap_v1, whole genome shotgun sequence contains:
- the LOC139891446 gene encoding LRR receptor-like serine/threonine-protein kinase FEI 1; its protein translation is MAIFLTVFQGPLLLCFLLLFFHANKLQGLTSDGEALVNFRTNIISSDGLLRQWRPEDPDPCEWKGVTCDSKTKRVVYLNLSNHKISGPLSSDIGKLDHLRFLDLHYNNFYGAIPSELGNCTELQGLFLQNNYLSGVIPTELGNLSKLQTLDISSNSLSGSIPTSLGNLKNLSIFNVSNNFLSGPIPSDGALDQFGTNSFLGNRELCGSHIDQSCKNDGGGSAGSQPKGSQSVKKNSGRLLISASATVGALLLIALMCFWGCFLYKKLGKNDVTSLAVDVGGGASIVMFHGDLPYSSKDIIKKLETLNEEHVIGAGGFGTVYKLVMDDGNVFALKRIIKLNEGFDRFFERELEILGSIKHRYLVNLRGYCNSPTSKLLIYDYLSGGSLDEALHEKAELLDWDARINIIMGAAKGLAYLHHDCSPRIIHRDIKSSNILLDGNFEARVSDFGLAKLLADEESHITTIVAGTFGYLAPEYMQSGRATEKTDVYSFGVLVLEVISGKRPTDASFIEKGLNIVGWLNYLITEDRQREIIDGNCEGVESENLDALLSIAIKCVSSTPEDRPTMHRVVQILESDVMTPCPSDFYDSASD